The Saccharomyces paradoxus chromosome VIII, complete sequence genome has a window encoding:
- the YCK1 gene encoding serine/threonine protein kinase YCK1 (Palmitoylated plasma membrane-bound casein kinase I (CK1) isoform~similar to YHR135C) gives MSMPMASTTLAVNNLTNTNGIANVNVQANKQLRHQAIDSPARSSMTATTATNSNGNSARDDSTIVGLHYKIGKKIGEGSFGVLFEGTNMINGVPVAIKFEPRKTEAPQLRDEYKTYKILNGTPNIPYAYYFGQEGLHNILVIDLLGPSLEDLFDWCGRKFSVKTVVQVAVQMITLIEDLHAHDLIYRDIKPDNFLIGRPGQPDANNIHLIDFGMAKQYRDPKTKQHIPYREKKSLSGTARYMSINTHLGREQSRRDDMEALGHVFFYFLRGHLPWQGLKAPNNKQKYEKIGEKKRSTNVYDLAQGLPVQFGRYLEIVRSLSFEECPDYEGYRKLLLSVLDDLGETADGQYDWMKLNDGRGWDLNINKKPNLHGYGHPNPPNEKSRKHRNKQLQMQQLQQQQLQQQQLQQQQQQYAQKNEADLRNSQYKPKLDPTSYEAYQHQTQQKYLQEQQKRQQQQQLQEQQLQEQQLQQQQQQQLRATGQPQSQPQSQQFGAHYQPQQQPSAALRPPQQQLNDDNSSLAASHKGFFQKLGCC, from the coding sequence ATGTCCATGCCCATGGCAAGCACTACTCTAGCAGTTAACAACCTTACCAACACGAACGGAATCGCAAACGTAAACGTACAAGCAAACAAACAACTTCGCCACCAGGCCATCGACTCGCCTGCAAGATCTTCAATGACCGCGACGACCGCCACCAACTCCAATGGCAACTCTGCCAGGGATGATTCCACTATTGTCGGTCTACACTACAAGATCGGCAAAAAAATAGGTGAAGGTTCCTTTGGTGTGCTATTTGAAGGCACCAACATGATCAATGGAGTACCTGTCGCCATCAAATTCGAGCCTAGAAAAACGGAGGCCCCTCAGTTAAGAGATGAATATAAGACTTATAAAATTCTTAATGGTACTCCCAATATCCCGTACGCGTACTACTTCGGTCAAGAAGGTTTGCACAACATCTTGGTCATTGATCTTTTGGGCCCCTCTTTGGAGGACTTATTTGATTGGTGTGGAAGGAAGTTTTCCGTGAAAACAGTTGTGCAAGTTGCTGTGCAAATGATCACTTTAATTGAAGACTTGCACGCCCATGACTTGATATATCGTGACATCAAGCCGGATAATTTCTTGATTGGAAGGCCCGGCCAACCTGACGCAAACAATATTCATTTGATCGACTTCGGTATGGCCAAACAGTATCGTGATCCGAAGACTAAACAACACATTCCATAcagagagaaaaaatcgCTGAGCGGTACTGCCAGATATATGTCCATTAACACTCATTTGGGAAGAGAACAATCCAGAAGAGATGATATGGAGGCCCTGGGTcatgttttcttttatttcttgagaGGCCACTTACCCTGGCAGGGTCTAAAGGCTCCAAACAATAAGCAAAAATACGAAAAGattggtgaaaaaaaaagatccaCTAACGTTTACGATCTAGCCCAAGGCCTACCTGTACAATTTGGTAGGTATTTGGAGATCGTGAGAAGTCTTTCCTTTGAAGAATGCCCCGATTATGAAGGCTATAGAAAACTATTATTATCTGTATTGGATGATTTAGGTGAAACCGCGGACGGCCAATATGATTGGATGAAACTGAACGATGGTCGTGGTTGGGATCTTAACATAAACAAGAAGCCAAATCTCCACGGATACGGCCATCCCAATCCACCAAACGAAAAATCGAGAAAACATAGAAATAAACAGCTCCAAATGCAGCAGCTCCAACAGCAGCAACttcaacagcaacagctccaacagcaacagcagcagtaTGCCCAGAAAAATGAAGCCGATTTGCGCAATTCTCAGTATAAACCAAAACTAGACCCTACTTCTTATGAAGCCTACCAGCATCAGACCCAGCAGAAATACTTGcaagaacaacaaaagagacagcagcaacagcaactTCAGGAACAACAACTACAAGAGCAACAAttgcaacagcagcaacagcaacagctGCGTGCAACAGGTCAACCTCAATCACAACCTCAGTCTCAGCAGTTTGGCGCTCATTATCAaccacaacaacaaccGTCTGCCGCCCTAAGACCTCCTCAGCAGCAACTAAATGACGACAATTCAAGTCTAGCCGCTTCTCATAAGGGCTTTTTCCAGAAATTGGGCTGTTGCTAA
- the DCD1 gene encoding deoxycytidine monophosphate deaminase (Deoxycytidine monophosphate (dCMP) deaminase~similar to YHR144C): MLVGISGTKFCGCEDVINLLVDHFHFELLDHLDNPDEILDYATKNYTENSVIFLEKLSLLEKLEKRPFFVHLSIDASITTRVALYRKVNNAESLPLGQIVQAIDQHDFQPEGIKLREKSHLKFKIVNEDHVKRRKSLISNITTQLKILDNKKKEMAPLMRPSWDSYFMKLATLAASRSNCMKRRVGCVIVRECRVIATGYNGTPRHLTNCFNGGCPRCNDGDSRNLHTCLCLHAEENALLEAGRDRVGQNATLYCDTCPCLTCSVKIVQTGISEVVYSQTYRMDEESFKVLKNAGITVRQFSFMEEPRIVMV; the protein is encoded by the coding sequence ATGTTAGTTGGTATAAGTGGTACGAAGTTTTGTGGATGCGAAGACGTAATTAACCTATTGGTCGatcatttccattttgaATTACTTGATCATCTGGATAATCCAGATGAGATCTTAGATTATGCTACCAAAAATTACACAGAGAATTCAGTTATATTTCTAGAAAAATTATCGTTATTGGagaaattggaaaagagGCCGTTCTTCGTCCATCTTTCTATCGACGCTTCGATCACTACAAGAGTAGCATTATACAGGAAAGTGAATAATGCGGAAAGCTTGCCATTAGGACAAATAGTTCAAGCCATTGATCAACACGACTTTCAACCGGAAGGCATCAAATTAAGGGAGAAATCGCAtctgaaattcaaaatagtTAATGAGGACCATGTCAAGAGGAGAAAGAGCTTGATTAGTAACATCACCACTCAATTAAAGATTCTCgataacaaaaagaaggaaatggCTCCATTAATGAGGCCTAGTTGGGATAGCTACTTTATGAAGCTAGCCACACTAGCAGCATCTCGTTCCAATTGCATGAAGCGTAGAGTTGGTTGCGTGATTGTGAGGGAATGCAGAGTCATCGCCACTGGTTATAATGGGACGCCCCGACATTTAACAAATTGTTTCAATGGCGGTTGCCCACGTTGCAATGACGGTGATTCTAGAAACCTGCACACTTGCCTATGTTTACATGCAGAAGAGAATGCGTTACTAGAAGCTGGCAGGGATCGTGTAGGTCAAAATGCGACTTTATATTGTGATACTTGCCCTTGCTTAACATGTTCTGTGAAGATTGTCCAAACAGGCATCAGCGAAGTGGTTTACAGCCAAACTTATAGGATGGATGAGGAAAGTTTCAAAGTCTTGAAGAATGCGGGGATCACTGTACGGCAATTCAGCTTTATGGAAGAGCCAAGAATAGTAATGGTTTAA
- the SPS100 gene encoding Sps100p (Protein required for spore wall maturation~similar to YHR139C), whose protein sequence is MKFTSVLAFFLATLTASATPLGLYKRQNVTSGGGTVPVIITGGPAVSGSQSNVTTTTLFNSTSTLNITQLYQIATQVNQTLQSESSSGIIIVTNWRSIETLSFFCSIVFNTSKTIVITENFLWGVPILGSSHAEGRGTLVAGRDKVVYSGVFPPYTVPVGVLSGQKDVQWFFDACEPTLIASNSTIRTQYSNFTSAQISSNASSGTNTSSSSSGPVVPIIYEEGYSQSLIQSLSSSIQGLVVISSGTSHNSTVTSWTSVDFPVVYASDGSSGHDGSGIGFLSNTSIPQGAISAGYLSPIQAQTLLSIAINNQVTSSSELQQIFPASQQ, encoded by the coding sequence ATGAAGTTTACATCAGTGCTagccttttttcttgcaacTTTAACAGCTTCTGCAACACCGCTAGGTCTCTATAAGAGGCAAAACGTCACTTCCGGCGGCGGTACGGTTCCCGTAATCATTACGGGTGGACCTGCCGTATCTGGTAGTCAATCCAATGTTACTACTACAACACTATTCAACTCTACTTCTACCTTAAACATCACTCAACTTTACCAAATTGCCACTCAAGTCAATCAGACTTTACAGAGCGAATCGTCTTCCGGTATTATCATCGTCACAAACTGGCGTTCGATTGAAACTTTAAGTTTCTTCTGCTCAATCGTTTTCAACACATCCAAGactattgttattactgAGAATTTCTTATGGGGTGTACCAATATTGGGTAGCTCGCACGCTGAAGGTAGAGGCACTTTGGTTGCTGGTAGAGATAAAGTTGTATATTCAGGTGTTTTCCCTCCTTACACTGTCCCCGTTGGTGTTTTGTCTGGTCAAAAGGATGTACAATGGTTTTTCGATGCCTGTGAGCCAACTTTAATTGCCAGTAACTCCACAATCAGAACTCAGTACTCAAACTTTACGAGTGCTCAAATATCTTCTAATGCTTCCTCCGGGACCAATACATCTTCGTCATCCTCTGGTCCAGTGGTTCCAATTATATACGAAGAAGGATATTCCCAAAGCTTAATTCAGTCATTAAGTTCTAGTATTCAAGGTTTAGTTGTGATCAGCTCTGGAACAAGTCACAACAGTACCGTCACATCATGGACATCGGTTGACTTCCCTGTCGTTTATGCTAGTGATGGGTCTAGTGGCCATGATGGTTCAGGAATTGGATTCCTAAGTAATACAAGTATCCCTCAAGGCGCGATTTCTGCTGGGTACTTGTCACCAATCCAAGCACAAACTTTGTTGTCTATTGCCATCAATAATCAGGTTACAAGCAGTAGCGAGTTACAACAGATCTTCCCGGCCAGTCAACAATAA
- the CHS7 gene encoding Chs7p (similar to YHR142W) produces the protein MAFSDFAAICSKTPLPLCSVIKSKTHLILSNSTVIHNFDPSNLNVGVLPRCYARSIDLANTVIFDVGNAFINIGALGVILIILYNIRQKYTAIGRSEYLYFFQLTLLLIIFTLVVDCGVSPPGSGSYPYFVAIQIGLAGACCWALLIIGFLGFNIWEDGTTKSMLLVRGMSMLGFIANFLASILTFKAWITDHKVATMNASGMIVVVYIINAIFLLVFVICQLLVSLIVVRNLWATGAIFLGLFFFVAGQVLVYAFSTQICEGFKHYLDGLFFGSICNVFTLMMVYKIWDMTTDDDLEFGVSVSKDGDVVYDNGFL, from the coding sequence ATGGCGTTTAGTGATTTTGCTGCCATATGCTCGAAGACTCCGTTGCCTTTATGTTCGGTGATAAAGTCCAAAACTCATCTGATACTTTCGAACTCAACAGTCATACATAATTTTGATCCATCGAATTTAAATGTTGGTGTACTGCCACGTTGTTATGCTCGATCGATTGATCTCGCCAACACAGTCATCTTTGATGTTGGGAACGCGTTCATCAATATTGGTGCGCTAGGCGTCATTTTAATCATTCTTTACAACATAAGACAGAAGTATACTGCTATTGGCAGGTCCGAGTATCTCTACTTTTTCCAATTAACTTTGctattgataatatttACTTTGGTAGTGGACTGCGGCGTATCTCCTCCTGGTTCTGGGTCATATCCATACTTCGTGGCGATACAAATAGGGCTGGCGGGTGCATGTTGCTGGGCTCTATTGATAATCGGGTTTTTAGGTTTCAATATCTGGGAAGATGGGACTACAAAGTCCATGTTGTTGGTTCGTGGAATGTCCATGTTAGGATTCATAGCTAATTTTTTAGCGTCTATTTTAACTTTCAAAGCATGGATCACGGACCATAAGGTAGCGACAATGAACGCTTCAGGGATGATTGTCGTTGTTTACATAATAAACGCCATTTTCTTGTTGGTTTTCGTTATTTGCCAATTATTGGTTTCACTGATAGTAGTTCGAAACTTGTGGGCCACAGGAGCCATCTTTTTGGggttatttttctttgtagcGGGACAGGTACTGGTTTACGCCTTCTCTACACAGATTTGTGAGGGGTTCAAGCATTACTTGGATGGGTTATTTTTTGGGAGCATCTGTAACGTGTTCACATTGATGATGGTTTACAAGATTTGGGATATGACTACTGATGATGACTTGGAATTTGGTGTAAGCGTTAGCAAGGATGGTGACGTGGTGTATGATAATGGGTTTCTGTGA
- a CDS encoding uncharacterized protein (similar to YHR140W) produces the protein MSSPIPTRFTLALNTMSLLTSTWGFVRATSVILPPSLSKAGHKQFLTIISIIATIINNAVNITNYYIQRNSKMNLETKRKSDFISRHIALPVSLVLESIVATVYWPLRLFFVSLIMHGVESTAKTPFPITVDMAIHLYPILYLLADHYLSGSGIKFRLSNKHAWLIVTSLAFSYFQYLAFLIDAEQGQAYPYPFLDVNEPYKSIIFVAVATITWAYYVFYQRFPPKHAKKSTNKGDKN, from the coding sequence atgtCTTCTCCGATACCTACGCGTTTTACTTTGGCCCTTAACACCATGTCTCTTTTGACAAGTACATGGGGGTTTGTTCGGGCCACATCTGTAATCTTACCTCCGAGTTTGAGTAAAGCCGGCCATAAGCAGTTTCTAACTATTATATCTATTATTGCGACAATTATTAATAATGCAGTTAATATTACTAATTATTACATCCAAAGAAACAGTAAAATGAATTTAGAAACAAAGAGAAAGTCAGACTTTATTAGTAGACACATCGCTTTGCCAGTTTCTTTGGTATTAGAATCTATTGTGGCTACCGTTTATTGGCCATTGAGATTGTTTTTTGTTAGCTTAATCATGCATGGGGTTGAATCTACTGCAAAGACGCCCTTTCCCATTACAGTGGATATGGCAATCCACTTATATcccattttatatttgcTAGCGGATCACTACTTATCCGGATCTGGAATAAAATTCAGATTATCGAATAAGCATGCATGGCTTATTGTAACCAGCTTAGCATTTTCGTATTTTCAGTATTTAGCATTCCTGATAGATGCGGAGCAAGGTCAAGCCTATCCATATCCATTTCTAGACGTGAACGAGCCATATAAGTCGATTATTTTTGTTGCCGTTGCTACTATCACGTGGGCTTACTATGTATTTTATCAAAGGTTTCCCCCAAAACACGCCAAGAAATCCACAAATAAAGGTGATAAGAATTAG
- the SPL2 gene encoding Spl2p (Protein with similarity to cyclin-dependent kinase inhibitors~similar to YHR136C): MYKGPEERNEMISSHGKMEAAVSQQEQQEQLKRRHQHRGRKLSEEIASLLRLKESRRLNPTAHYTPRRSSQSQSTSGSTFKEYNEYVNEKDASRSQRQNAAVILSKLAHDFWENDCVIDEDIFEDSSDEEQS, encoded by the coding sequence ATGTACAAAGGGCCGGAGGAGAGAAATGAAATGATATCTTCACACGGCAAAATGGAAGCAGCAGTTTCacaacaagaacaacaagaacaacTTAAGCGTAGACACCAGCACAGGGGAAGAAAACTCTCCGAGGAGATTGCCTCTCTACTGAGGCTCAAAGAGTCCAGGAGGCTCAATCCGACCGCTCACTATACTCCACGTAGGTCATCGCAGTCACAATCGACAAGCGGGTCcactttcaaagaatataaCGAGTACGTTAATGAGAAGGATGCAAGTAGATCCCAGCGCCAGAACGCTGCCGTTATTTTAAGCAAACTCGCTCATGACTTCTGGGAGAACGACTGTGTCATTGACGAGGACATATTCGAGGATTCGTCCGACGAAGAACAATCATGA
- a CDS encoding uncharacterized protein (similar to YHR138C) yields the protein MKVSHLVLILVSIFSMAQASSLSSYIVTFPKTDNIATDQNSIIEDVKKYVVGIGGKITHEYSLIKGFTVDLPDSDQVLDSLKERLSYIESKFGTKCNLEKDSEVHALNRDHLVA from the coding sequence ATGAAGGTCAGTCACttagttttgattttagTTAGTATATTCTCTATGGCACAGGcatcttctttatcatcATACATCGTAACCTTCCCCAAGACAGATAATATTGCTACGGACCAGAACAGCATTATTGAAGATGTCAAAAAGTATGTGGTGGGCATAGGCGGTAAGATCACGCATGAGTACAGCTTGATAAAGGGATTTACTGTGGACCTACCTGATAGCGACCAAGTTTTGGACAGCCTGAAGGAACGTTTGAGCTACATTGAGAGCAAGTTCGGTACTAAATGcaatttggaaaaggatTCAGAAGTTCATGCTTTGAACCGCGACCATTTAGTTGCTTAG
- the ARO9 gene encoding aromatic-amino-acid:2-oxoglutarate transaminase (Aromatic aminotransferase II~similar to YHR137W), with product MTAGSAAPVDYASLKKNFQPFLSRRVENRSLKSFWDASDLSNDVIELAGGMPNEKFFPIESMDLKISKVPFNDNPKWHDSFTMAHLDLGSPSELPIARSFQYAETKGLPPLLHFVKDMVSRINRPAFSDETESNWDVILSGGSNDSMFKVFETICDESTTVMIEEFTFTPAMSNVEATGAKVIPIKMNLTFDRESQGIDVEYLTQLLDNWSTGPYKHLNKPKVLYTIATGQNPTGMSVPQWKREKIYQLAQRHDFLIVEDDPYGYLYFPSYNPQEPLENPYNSSDLTTERYLNDFLMKSFLTLDTDARVIRLETFSKIFAPGLRLSFIVANKFLLQKILDLADITTRAPSGTSQAIVYSTIKAMAESNMLSSLSMKDAMFESWIRWIMQIASKYNHRKNITLKALYETESYQAGQFTVMEPSAGMFIIIKINWGNFDRPDDLPQQMDILDKFLIENGVKLVLGYKMAVCQNYSKQNSDFLRLTIAYAKDDDQLIEASKRIGNGIKEFFENYRS from the coding sequence ATGACTGCTGGTTCTGCTGCCCCTGTTGATTATGCTTCCTTAAAGAAGAACTTCCAACCATTTCTTTCCAGAAGAGTGGAAAATAGGTCTCTGAAAAGCTTTTGGGATGCTTCTGATCTTTCCAATGACGTCATTGAGCTAGCTGGTGGAATGCCAAATGAGAAATTTTTCCCTATCGAATCTATGGACctaaaaatatcaaaagttCCTTTTAATGATAATCCAAAATGGCACGATTCATTTACCATGGCGCATTTGGATTTGGGGTCACCCAGTGAGCTACCCATTGCAcgttcttttcaatacgCAGAAACCAAGGGTTTACCGCCGCTGTTGCATTTTGTTAAGGACATGGTGTCCAGGATTAATCGTCCGGCCTTTTCAGATGAGACAGAGTCTAACTGGGATGTCATCCTTTCTGGAGGGTCCAACGACTCAATGTTTAAGGTTTTTGAAACGATTTGCGACGAATCGACCACCGTGATGATTGAAGAGTTTACTTTCACTCCGGCCATGTCCAATGTGGAGGCTACAGGAGCAAAAGTCATCCCCATCAAGATGAACCTGACCTTCGACAGGGAATCTCAGGGTATTGATGTCGAATATCTAACCCAGTTACTCGACAATTGGTCTACTGGCCCTTACAAGCATTTAAACAAGCCAAAAGTCCTATACACCATCGCCACGGGCCAAAATCCTACCGGGATGTCTGTTCCTCAGTggaaaagagagaaaatttatcaattggCCCAGAGACACGATTTTCTCattgttgaagatgatCCCTATGGTTATTTGTATTTCCCATCCTATAATCCGCAGGAGCCCTTGGAAAACCCTTACAATTCCAGCGACCTGACCACCGAACGGTATTTGAATGATTTCTTAATGAAATCATTTCTAACTTTGGATACCGATGCCCGTGTCATCCGTTTGGagactttttcaaaaatatttgctCCCGGATTAAGGTTGTCCTTTATCGTTGCTAATAAATTccttttgcaaaaaatCTTGGATTTGGCCGATATTACTACAAGGGCCCCCAGTGGTACTTCACAAGCTATTGTTTATTCTACAATAAAGGCAATGGCCGAGTCCAACATGCTCTCCTCTCTTTCAATGAAAGACGCAATGTTTGAAAGTTGGATAAGATGGATCATGCAGATCGCTTCTAAATACAATCATAGGAAAAATATCACTTTGAAAGCTTTATACGAAACAGAATCTTACCAAGCTGGGCAATTTACCGTTATGGAACCCTCCGCAGGTATgttcatcattattaaaaTTAATTGGGGGAATTTTGATAGACCAGACGATTTACCGCAACAAATGGACATACTAGATAAGTTTTTGATAGAAAATGGGGTCAAACTAGTGCTTGGTTATAAAATGGCTGTTTGccaaaattattcaaagcAAAATTCAGATTTTCTAAGGCTCACTATTGCCTATGCAAAAGATGACGATCAGTTGATTGAGGCTTCCAAAAGAATCGGTAACGGtataaaagaattttttgaaaactatAGAAGCTAA
- the RPC10 gene encoding DNA-directed RNA polymerase core subunit RPC10 (Daughter cell-specific secreted protein with similarity to glucanases~similar to YHR143W): protein MSREGFQIPTNLDAAAAGTSQARTATLKYICAECSSKLSLSRTDAVRCKDCGHRILLKARTKRLVQFEAR from the coding sequence ATGTCTCGCGAAGGGTTTCAaattccaacaaatttAGACGCTGCAGCTGCAGGTACCTCTCAAGCTAGAACAGCAACTTTGAAGTATATTTGTGCTGAATGTTCTAGTAAATTATCTTTGTCCAGAACTGATGCTGTCCGTTGTAAGGACTGTGGCCACAGGATCTTGTTGAAAGCTAGGACTAAGAGATTGGTTCAATTTGAAGCCAGATGA
- the DSE2 gene encoding Dse2p (Daughter cell-specific secreted protein with similarity to glucanases~similar to YHR143W), producing the protein MKFNFATIVNILFFLFSLIEANNNGETVKLITSDGIVYSYAVYTKTLAPARVVVKTISYTTTRVYPVTLANSVVSSTTEKITEISTVSASEQASATQTNSLVATSTVPIITSSISSDSSISSISTSDVESSQSIQSSGTPSTTAQPSMSSDFSLTSSSAFVPSTTSFSSQLSSSSEASSEASSSEASSEASSSPSSSSEASFTQSSSSSSSSSSSSSSSSSSSSSSSLATIITLAPSSSKLGNSQLTSTLSSSTSAVESSQTGSTVARTTSTLTPSSTVDTTSRTTTSISFESSSAQSISVSSSDGTCYVFYDDDEYYSTVYLTNPSQSVDAATTITSTNTVYATITL; encoded by the coding sequence atgaaatttaATTTTGCTACAATTGTCAatatattattctttttgttctccCTAATTGAAGCCAACAACAATGGGGAAACAGTCAAACTTATTACTTCAGACGGTATCGTCTACAGTTATGCTGTCTACACAAAAACTCTTGCGCCAGCAAGGGTTGTGGTTAAAACCATTTCTTATACTACTACCAGAGTATATCCAGTCACTTTAGCCAATTCGGTCGTTTCTTCCACTACCGAAAAGATAACAGAGATATCGACGGTATCGGCTTCAGAACAAGCTAGTGCTACCCAAACAAACTCCCTAGTTGCTACTTCGACTGTTCCCATTATTACCTCATCGATTTCTTCTGATTCTTCGATTTCCTCCATCTCTACATCCGACGTTGAATCATCCCAAAGTATCCAATCGTCAGGTACACCCTCCACCACAGCCCAACCATCTATGTCTTCCGATTTCAGTTTGACTTCTAGCTCTGCTTTCGTTCCATCTACTACGTCTTTCTCTTCCCaactttcttcatcttcggaAGCTTCTTCGGAAGCTTCATCTTCGGAAGCATCTTCGGAAgcttcatcttcaccatcttcatcttcggaAGCATCATTCACAcaatcttcatcttcatcttcatcttcatcttcatcttcatcttcatcttcatcttcatcttcatcttcttctttggcCACTATTATTACGTTGGCACCATCAAGCTCGAAGCTTGGGAACTCTCAACTTACTTCaaccttatcttcttccaCTTCCGCAGTTGAATCATCCCAAACAGGATCCACTGTAGCAAGGACTACCTCTACCTTGACACCCTCTTCTACCGTGGATACGACATCTAGAACAACGACCTCTATATCATTTGAATCGTCTTCCGCACAATCGATATCCGTCTCCAGCTCGGATGGCACTTGTTACGTGTTctatgatgacgatgagTACTATAGTACTGTCTACTTAACTAATCCATCTCAATCTGTTGATGCCGCCACCACCATAACGAGTACAAATACAGTTTATGCCACGATTACCCTTTAG